Below is a window of Fibrobacter succinogenes DNA.
ACCCACATCTTCACGGTCGGGGCGACCTTGTGACCCTTGATGATTTCGGCGGCGGCCTGCAAGTCGCTGAGGCGGCCGTTGGTGCAGCTACCCACGAAGGCGATGTCGATCGGGCGGCCAATCATCTTGGAACCTTCTTCCCAGCCCATGTATTCATAAGCTTCGGAGATGACCTTCTTTTCGCTGCCTTCGAATTCGCTGATCTTCGGCATGTTGCCGTTCAGCGGAATGGCCTGGGCAGGCGTAATGCCCCAGGTGACCATCGGTTCCAGGTTGTCGCAGTTGATTTCGACTTCGTCGTCAAACTGGGCGTCGGCGTCGGTAGCCACGGACTTCCAGTAAGCGACGGCCTCGTCCCACTTGTCGGCCTTCGGGGCGTACGGACGACCCTTGAGGTATTCGAACGTCTTTTCGTCGGGGTTGCAGTAACCGACGCGGGCGCCGCCTTCGATAGCCATGTTGCAGACCGTCATGCGGCCTTCCATGCCCATTTCTTCGATGACCGGACCGGCAAATTCGTAAGCGTAGCCAACGCCACCGTTCACGCCGAGCTTAGCGATGTAAGCAAGGGCGACATCCTTGGCGGTCACACCCGGCTTGAG
It encodes the following:
- a CDS encoding 3-isopropylmalate dehydratase large subunit — translated: MGKSLYQKIFESHTVAKLPSGQCQLFIGLHLCHEVTSPQAFAQLREEGQKVLFPERTFATVDHIIPTTFPERNRPLQDGISEEMFSHIENNTKNNGIKFFGPATAEQGVIHIVGPEEGVTQPGMTVACGDSHTATHGAFGAIAFGIGTSQVADVLATQTLAMSPLKTRRIKFTGKLKPGVTAKDVALAYIAKLGVNGGVGYAYEFAGPVIEEMGMEGRMTVCNMAIEGGARVGYCNPDEKTFEYLKGRPYAPKADKWDEAVAYWKSVATDADAQFDDEVEINCDNLEPMVTWGITPAQAIPLNGNMPKISEFEGSEKKVISEAYEYMGWEEGSKMIGRPIDIAFVGSCTNGRLSDLQAAAEIIKGHKVAPTVKMWV